From a single Pseudorasbora parva isolate DD20220531a chromosome 17, ASM2467924v1, whole genome shotgun sequence genomic region:
- the fuom gene encoding fucose mutarotase: protein MVILKGIPSILTPELLYVLAQMGHGDELVLADANFPAASICKCGPVEIRADGVGIPELLKGILTLFPLDTYDDSAAVMDLVQSDKLKGLKVPVWDQYSDLLKQSGSDGNFKFVERFAFYERAKKAFAVVATGETALYGNLIIKKGVISPDEQC, encoded by the exons ATGGTTATATTAAAAGGAATCCCATCAATACTCACGCCTGAATTATTGTATGTGTTGGCGCAAATGGGTCATGGAGATGAGCTAG TTCTTGCAGACGCAAATTTTCCAGCCGCATCTATTTGTAAATGTGGTCCAGTGGAGATAAGAGCGGATG GTGTAGGTATACCAGAACTTCTGAAGGGAATACTGACGCTTTTTCCTCTTGATACCTATGATGATTCG GCAGCTGTCATGGACCTTGTGCAGAGTGACAAATTAAAGGGTCTGAAAGTGCCGGTTTGGGACCAGTACTCTGACCTCCTGAAACAATCAGGATCAGAT GGTAACTTCAAGTTTGTTGAGCGGTTTGCATTTTATGAGCGTGCCAAGAAGGCATTTGCTGTAGTGGCAACTGG GGAGACTGCACTGTATGGAAATCTTATTATAAAGAAAGGTGTCATTTCGCCTGATGAACAatgctga
- the si:ch211-217g15.3 gene encoding uncharacterized protein si:ch211-217g15.3 — protein sequence MRFSVLICLSVLIFSTSAKPYRPRVKEFGKAVQDTILFDHRNGKMIQGMKEVEPPQDIDKTNPEIDPNMSIWKAVKEEIQQKYNRPEEDKDALYHSFDIKLPADLKQHENYFQQMRHDQVQMYDKPEEDRDDLYHGMFVEPMRGEKDVIGGNARPIYSSPEEDKDDLYHADLKGRLSDQQALAMNIFPIYTKRVHTEPEVDLDDLYHKQ from the exons ATGAG GTTTTCTGTTCTAATCTGCCTGTCAGTGCTGATATTCAGCACTTCGGCCAAGCCATACAGGCCCAGG GTAAAAGAGTTTGGCAAAGCAGTTCAGGACACTATACT TTTTGATCATCGCAATGGGAAGATGATCCAGGGAATGAAGGAGGTGGAGCCACCACAGGACATAGATAAAACAAATCCTGAAATCGATCCTAACATGTCGATTTGGAAAGCTGTAAAAGAAGAAATTCAGCAGAAATACAACAGACCTGAAGAGGATAAAGATGCTCTTTACCACTCCTTTGACATAAAACTTCCAGCTGACCTAAAACAGCATGAAAACTACTTTCAGCAAATGAGACACGATCAGGTACAGATGTACGACAAACCAGAAGAAGATAGGGATGATCTGTACCACGGCATGTTTGTTGAGCCAATGAGAGGAGAGAAGGATGTAATTGGAGGTAATGCCAGGCCCATCTATTCAAGCCCTGAAGAAGACAAAGATGACCTGTACCACGCAGATCTCAAAGGACGTCTGTCTGACCAGCAGGCTCTAGCTATGAATATATTCCCCATTTACACCAAAAGAGTGCACACAGAGCCAGAGGTAGACCTGGATGACCTTTATCACAAACAATGA